The sequence CAGCAGTGCCGGCAGCAGTACCGGCGGGATGCTGGTCGGATCGGTGCTGAGGCCGAAGAACACGAAGAACACCGCCGCGAAGAGGTCGCGCAGCGGGCTCAGCAGGGTGTGCGCGCCCTCGGCGGCCTCGCCGGAGAGCGCGATGCCGACCAGGAACGCGCCGACGGCCGCCGACACCTGGAGCTGCTGCGCGATGCCGGCGACCAGCAGCGTCAGCCCCAGCACCACCAGCAGCAGCTTCTCCGGGTCGTCGTGCGAGACGAAACGGGAGATCAGCCGGCCGTAACGGAGCGCGACGAAGAGCACCGCTCCCGCCGTGGCGAGCGCGATGGCGAGGGTGATCGAGCCGGCGACGAGGCCGGCCCCGGCCAGGAGGGCGGTGAGGATCGGCAGGTAGACCGCCATCGCGAGATCCTCCAGCACCAGGATGCTGAGGATCACCGGGGTCTCCCGGTTGCCCAGCCGTCCGAGGTCGCCCAGCACCTTGGCGATCACGCCCGAGGAGGAGATCCAGGTGACGCCGGCCAGCACCACGGCCGCCACCGGGCCCCAGCCGAGCAGCAGCGCGGCGATCGCGCCGGGTATCGCGTTGAGCAGGAAGTCGACCGCGCCGGCCGGGTACTGGGCCTTCAGATTGGTGACCAGGTCGGCGGCGGTGTACTCCAGACCCAGCATCAGCAGCAGCAGGACGACGCCGATCTCGGCCCCGGTCGCGACGAACTCCTCGCTGGCGCTCAGCGGCAGCAGTCCGCCGGTGCCGAACGCGAGGCCGCCGAGCAGGTACAGCGGGATCGGTGAGAAGCCGTACCGGCCGGCGATCCGGCCGAGCAGTCCGAGGACGAGGATGACCGAGCCGAGCTCGATGAAGACGGTGGCGGTGTGCACCCCCCGATCACTCCCTCTCCAGGATCGCCGCCGCCGCGTCCACACCCTCGCGGGTGCCGATCACGATCAGCGTGTCGCCGCCGGCCAGCCGGAAGTCCGGTGCGGGCGAGGGGACGGCGCCGGTGCGGCGCAGCACGGCGACGATCGAGGCGCCGGTCTCGGTGCGCATCCTGGTCTCGCCGAGCAGCCGCCCGTTCCAGTACGAGGTGCCGTCGACCGGGAGCCGCTCGGCGACCAGGCCGAGGTCGGTGGTGTGCAGCAGGCCCGGACTGTGGTGGGCCGGCGTCAGGGCGTCGACCAGGGCGGCGGACTCCTCGGCCGTCAGCCGGAACGCCTGCGAGCAGGCGTCGGGGTCGTCCGAGCGGTAGACGTTGAGGCTGCGTGAGCCGTCGCGGTGCGCGATCACCGACAGGTGCCGCTGTTCTCGGGTGGTGAGGTCGTACTGGACGCCGACACCGGGCAGCGGAGTGGTTCGGACACGGGCGATCGACACGGCGGCTGTCCTCTCGTCAGGGGGGGGTTCCCTCGGTGGTGCGCGGACGCGAGGCCGGGCGCACCGGGGCAGGAGAACACCGGCGCCTGACCGCGTACAGGACGCGAACGCGCAACCGGATCAATAGTAATGAGTATGTAAAGTCCGAAAATGCGACCAGGCCCGTGCGGGCGCCGAAGGGCGCGGGCACGGGCCCGGTGCGGACCGGGTGACTGCGTGACGGTCCGCGGTTCTGGAGCTCGGGGGGTCGACGCGGTGGGCCTACTGCGGCGGCCGGTCGTCCCGCAGCTGGTCCTTGATCTTGTCCTGCGCCGTGTCGACGTGGCCGCTGTACTTGCCCTGCGTCCGTTCGTCGATCATGTCGCCGGCCTTGTCCACGCCCCTCTCGGCCTGGTCCTCATGGCCCTTGAGCAGGCCCTTGAGCTTATCCAACATGGACATCTGGTCACACTCCCGGAAGAGACGGCCCCACCTCCTCCAGGATCGCCGCAGACCCGGGTGTCCGCATCCGGTCAGCTTTCGCGCCGGGGTTGGCAAGACGTCCCGGAGCATGTCAAATCGGGAGACCCACAGACTGTCGGAAGGACTCACGTTGAACGCTCGGACCGGTCGCCCGGCCACCGCACCCCGTTCCAAGGCCGCCCCGACCCGCAGGACGGCGGGCGCCGCACTGGCGGTCGCGGCGCTGGTGACCCCGCTGCTGCTGGTCGGTACCGGCAGTGCCGCCGCCGACGCCGACCCGGCCCGCAACGGCGCGAAGCTGGCCGCCCGACTGATCGCGGGCAGTGACGCCGACGACGCCTTCGGGACCCTGGAGGCGTTCCAGCGCTTCGCCGACCGCAACGGCGGCACCCGGGTGGCCGGCGCCCGGGGTCACGAGCAGTCCGCCCAGTACGTCTACGACCAGGCCCGCCGGGCCGGGCTGAAGGTCTCCAAGCAGGAGTTCGAGTACACCTTCTTCCAGGCCCTCTCGGAGAAGTTCGCCGTCGTCTCCCCGCAGGCCGAGACGGTGCCGCTGAAGGCCATGACGTACTCCCTCAGCGGTCCGGCGGGCGGCATCACCGCCCAGCTCGCGGTCGTCCCGGTGGACGACACCACGGGTTGCGAGGCCTCCGACTAC comes from Streptomyces sp. TLI_053 and encodes:
- a CDS encoding TrkA C-terminal domain-containing protein, which produces MSIARVRTTPLPGVGVQYDLTTREQRHLSVIAHRDGSRSLNVYRSDDPDACSQAFRLTAEESAALVDALTPAHHSPGLLHTTDLGLVAERLPVDGTSYWNGRLLGETRMRTETGASIVAVLRRTGAVPSPAPDFRLAGGDTLIVIGTREGVDAAAAILERE
- a CDS encoding antitoxin; protein product: MSMLDKLKGLLKGHEDQAERGVDKAGDMIDERTQGKYSGHVDTAQDKIKDQLRDDRPPQ
- a CDS encoding cation:proton antiporter, producing MHTATVFIELGSVILVLGLLGRIAGRYGFSPIPLYLLGGLAFGTGGLLPLSASEEFVATGAEIGVVLLLLMLGLEYTAADLVTNLKAQYPAGAVDFLLNAIPGAIAALLLGWGPVAAVVLAGVTWISSSGVIAKVLGDLGRLGNRETPVILSILVLEDLAMAVYLPILTALLAGAGLVAGSITLAIALATAGAVLFVALRYGRLISRFVSHDDPEKLLLVVLGLTLLVAGIAQQLQVSAAVGAFLVGIALSGEAAEGAHTLLSPLRDLFAAVFFVFFGLSTDPTSIPPVLLPALLLAAVTAVTKVATGYWAARRAGIATRGRWRAGGALVSRGEFSIVIAGLAVTAGIEPGLGPLATAYVLILVVTGPLAARYTQPAVERLGAVVARRRGTWTPEARVGATGAVVTKGAVGAAGGSAAAPAAGAVLPPQAPEPEPVEDSPDAEGALEPGPGQALDGLSR